In Candidatus Thorarchaeota archaeon, the DNA window TATCCCAATTAAAGCAGTTAATTTCTGATTTAAAAGACAACCTCGGGGATTTTCAAAAAATTTCAGAGATTAAACATGAAATCTCTTCACTTTTCCATTCCCATATGACTTCAGTTCTTGCTGAAACAAGATTTCCAAATAACGATGTAAATTTGTGGTCACAGGCACATTCTGCTGTTTCACTATTTAAACCTGCAATTGCATATACATATTTGAAGAATCGTTCTGATGATGAATATGCAGATCAAATGACATCATGGCGATTATTTCGAGTGGGTATTGATATACTTGATTATTTATTTCAAGCAGCAAGTCTTGCAGATCTTAAAGCACGTCAGAGAGAACTTGACACAGCACTTGATAAAATTAAGGATCTATTAGAATTGACATATCCAATTGGATATGAGGTTTTAAGGAATGAATATGGTCCAATGTTCGTTGTGATTGCTGGTGAAGATGAATTTCAGAACCTTTCTTGTGGATCTGGTACTATTGGAGATGAGATTGAAACAATACTTAGTTCATCTCTATATGACGAAATAGCGATTCCTCATTATATTACCGGGGAAAAAAGTCGTGCTCTTTATGATCATCAAGAATCGCTAAGCGTACAAGTTAATAGACAAATCATGTCACAAGTGTTAATGCAATCTGGTTCTACTAATTTACCACTTTGTATTGCTTGTCAAGTAAGAGTGCAGACACAAGGTAAACCTATGACTCGTGGTTTGTGTGATTCGTGTTTAACACGTCGGGATCGTAGATCTCAAGCTTGGCTGAATGATCGATCACGGACTATTTGGATGGATGAAATCGCAGATAAAAATGGACGCGTATCGCTAATCGTTGGGTCCTTTGATATATATCCATGGGTATCTCAAGGAGTTCTAGAAACAATATCTGTGGCACCTATTACAGCAATAGGCACAAACTGGGATGAACTCGTTAAACAGCTCTTGACATATAAAAATGAAGCCCTGGGTTCTATCCCAATGTTTCCCAAAGAATTAATTGACACACGCCTTCATACTGAAACTCCTTTTTCATTATTGAAAAAATTAACTGATAGAGATCTAAAGAGTGTTGATGATGCAGAGCAATTAGCACATATTTTGATTGCCGTCCCAGTTCTCCAAGTCGCGTAATGCGAGTATTTGAAACATCATTACAGTTTTGGCAAGAAATTTTTCCTTCTAGTAGTATTATTCCAGAAAATTCAGAAATAACTAATGTCATACTTCAACGAAGTAGAAGAATTCATATTGTATGTAATTGTGGCCTTGGGAACTCACATACATACGTGTTGCGAATTGACACAATAAAGATACCTGTAGTTTATACAATTGATGAGAAAAATAATAAAGGTGAGCTTATAATAATTGAAAATCTCGAATCATTAAAAAACAGGCTTGGTATTAAGCGTTCATTGGATGAATACCTACGAAGCGTTGATGAGATAAGTATTGAAGAACCAACGGAATATGGTAAACCGGGTAAAGAACTTGTAAGAATAGAAAAGTCGGATTTTGAGGTTTTGATTAAATATTCCCCATACTATCCATTGTCTCACATTTTTACATCACCTTCACTTTTTATGATGTTGGCTCCTGCCGATAAGGCAATTACTATTGTTGAAACAATTCGTAAAAAATATAATACTGAAATGAATCGTGTGTTAAATCGTTTTCCGCTTCGACTTGGTATTGTTTTTGCAGATTCGCATACCCCATTGCGTTCAATATTGGATGCTGGCAGGCGGATGTCAGATATTCAATATCCTACAAGTAGTTGGGTTGTGGTTGATGATGTCATGACAAATTCCGTGTGTGATGATGTATATTGGCAGTGTGTCTTAAAATCAACGGATCACAAGGAAGTTATTGAATGGTGTGTACCTTGCTATATCAAAGAAACCATTGAAGACGTTTGGTATCCTTTTGTATTTGTCAAAAACGATGCGGTTTTTGAGAAGCATAAGGATAAGTTAGAGTTATTATTTAAGGCAGAGAATCCATGGAACAACGGTCATATGGATTGGCTCATACACATCAAGCATTTGAAGCAAGGTATGACGGTTTATTTTACTCCATCAACTATCGATTTTATTTGGTTAGATACTGCGGGGTCAAGATTTTCTATTGCTTATGGTTCGGATGGACGACGCAAGGATTCAACGAGTCATCCCTATGTATTTTCAAGATGGGATCAACTTTTCCACATTTGGGAAGTTCTGAGAAATCATCTATCTAATTCACAGATATATCAGATTGTGGATCTTGTAGAAGAACGAAGAGAGCGATGGCTTAATGATGATGATGTATCCACAGAAAAGATTGACACGTTCAAAGAGTTTAGTACGCATGTTTTTTCAAATGCTGAATGGCGTAAGAAAAGTGGGAAATATCCTTGGGAACTAGAAAATATGCTAAAAGCGGTCTGGGTTGATCGATGGGCCGAGTATTTAGTTGATGGCTTGGTGACAGATTCCGTTCATCTATTCATGCAAATTCTGAAGAAAAAATCGGCGGTGAAGGGATGAGTTCTGAACATTATAGAGTAGAAAAAATCTATTTAGAAACACTTGATCCAGTACATATAGGTACTGGGGGGATGCGTCTGGGACGAGTTGACAATCCAATAGTGCGCGAACCGGGAACTATGCTTCCAAAAATCCCTGGGAGTACACTTAACGGAGTGGCACGTGCTTATGCTGCAATTAAACATTCAAAAGATGGCAAGCCGAGGTGTGCAGGCCGTTATCAATGTGGCAAATCGGATTGTCCCGTTTGTTATACTTTTGGCAGTCTTAATGGTAGTAATGCGCGAGCTGGTGTCATCAGTATTGGAGATGCACGCATCTTTCTTTTCCCGGTGCATAGTATGGTGGGCCCAGTATGGGTGACAAGTCCAGAAACTATCGGAGAGGGTGGCTTAGCCAGCAATTTGATCGCGGACAATTCATCAATTGTCAAAGGTATTTTTTTGGGCAAATTAAAAACGTACGATCGGATAAATCTAAACTGGTTGATGGTATCAAAAAGCGACGATACATGGAATGGTAGTTTTGATGATCTGATTCCTGAAATAATTCGCGAACGGGTTGTCATTGTTGATGAAGGAATCTTTTCAAAAGTTGTTAACAGTGGGCTAGATGTCCGTACTTCTGTTTCAATAGATCCTAAAACAGGAGCTGCAGAGAGTGGAGCACTTTTTACTGTTGAGGCAATTCCTCGTGCCTGCATATTGACTTTTGAGTTGGTTTTAGACAACTTTCGCCATTCTGCATCAAAAAATAAACCATCTGATAATCCAGTAGACATCGTAAAAAGTGGACTTAGACTAGCCGAATTTATGGGTGTTGGAGGAATGAGTGGACGAGGATTTGGACGACTTCGGATGCTAGAAACAGCCGGATCTGGGACTGGAGGTGGAACTGTATGAACAAATCGACTGTATTGAATCTTGATTACGAGGCTGCAGGTGTTGCACAGAAGATTATTGCTGAAGTCCGATCCGAAGATCAATCATCAAAGAAAAGTTTGGTTGACTTACTTGGGCGTGTAGTGACCAAGACTTTAGGTGTTCTACAGTCTCAGGGAATCTATGCGATGGAATTGTTTCTTCTTTCTAGGGGTGATAAAGAAAAAGATGTAGCAATGATTATTGAAAAACATCTACGGGAGTCCGTTTCAAGAGTTTTGTCTATAAAAAACATAACCCGCGAAAATCCTGAGAATTGCTTGACATTCTATCGAAACCTTCTGACCAATATTTCTACTATGTTTCTTGTTCGTGATTTTCTTGAGCTAACCCTGATTTATACGCGATATGGTGCAAAGAGTATTTCGTGAGGTATTGCAATGACAAAGTGGGCACCGTATAAAGTAGTTTTTAGGTTGAATTCTCCATTGCATATTGGTAAACGGCGAACTGGTAATCTAATGGAAACACGTTTGTATGTTCATGGACGTGTGGTAATGGGGGCCATTGTAGCTAGGCTTACACGAGACCGTATAGCCGAGGGAGTAAAAACCAGCTATACTGAAGTTATTAACATTGTTTCTGAAGGCCTACGTACAACCTATTTTTGGCCAGCCATTCCTCAGTGTAATGTTACCAATCCATCATCGGTGTGGGACTCGCTTGAAACCTTGTTCCCATTTGAAATATATCCGACGCATAATATTGACTATTCTAAGCTATATCCAACTCCACATCACTTGTCAATTAAATCCGTCAAGTCACGGAAACCCGACTCGCCTAAGAGTTCCATCGAGTATTTGCTTCTTGACGCAAGAGCTGGTACTGCACTGTCTGGACGAACCGCTGAGGTGGGATCTCTACATCAGATAGAGCATATCATGCCTTGGACTCGGGAGGGCAAACCCGTCTATCTGGTTGGAACGATATTTTGTGATTCTGACAAGGTGAGTGTGAAAGAGATTCATTCAACTTTAGCTGGTGTTGTCTTCGGTGGTGAACGATCCTATGGCTGGGGTCGAGTATCACTTGTTGATTTTGAACAACATAATCAACAAGATGCGATCGCTGATCCAACAAGTTTTGACTGGCATAGCAATATTCCCGCACATTTCTATTATTCTGATTGTCATAGTGTAATGGGTAAAACCGAGCTTTTTGCCGGATGGTATCAAAAAGACACTGAACGTAGAGTTGTAATGAAAGCATTGCTTCAACCCGGTGGTTGGGTATACGACAATACTGGTAAGGTATCACCAATACCTTCCGTTGCCCAGACTGGCTTGAAATATGCGATAGATGCTGACGGAACATGGTCTGTATCTTAGCATTAGAGTTTAGCAGGTTATTGTAATATGAATGATAAAGTGTCTGCTTTTGGATGTCGTATGTTTGGACTACAAACGTGGTCATAATTGAAGTATCTGTTTTACAAATTCTACGATATCACCAAGTCGTTCTTGCACTAGTTTTAGTACACGTACATTGTCGATTTTCGAATATCCATGAACGATCAGATTTCGGAATCTTGCCATAGCCGAGAGTCGATCACCGAGATTTTGGTTGATGATTTTTGATCCGGCGAGTACTTGGAATATGTCTGCATACGAATCACCGCGCTCCAAGCCATATTCCGAGATGATGTGTGTAGCGATATTAATACAGGCTTCCATAATTTCAAGTAGTGTATACTTTACAGCCTGTACATCCTTGAACCTGCTGACAAAATCTTTAGGATCAATGTGTTCGTACTCTTCGAGAAATTTGAGACTCCTTTCAATAATATCAATCTTTGATTGGAATGTCTCGTTTGGCATATCGTTCTCTCCGCAATGAATCGTAGAGGTCATAATGGTATTTTATATCAAAATAATCGATCATCACTCGTTTCTCGAACGCGATTCTGTGGCATTCATCTCTACAGAAGATCACTCGTGACTTTTTGAACACCTGAGATAGGAATCTCACAGGCCGTCCATTGAGAATTCGCACGTCGAACTCCCCCCGGAGCCGTTTCTCAAACTCCATTATGATCTCGGCCTCATACAGACTGTGAGGACTGAACTCTTCATCAACCAACAACCCAATGTCGATGTCATTGAATTTTCGTGAAGTCAGGACCGAGCCGTAGAGGTATACGACATCGACTTCATTTCGATCCCTGAAGATCTCCTTTGCCGCCTCCTCGACATCTTGCAACAGGGCGGCATTAATTGGGTCATTCATGTACTATCGTCTGGGGGTGTGCATATATCAACATTGTTTTTGATGGTTACACCGTCAAAATATCGAATCTCATAATTCAACTGTTTTTTTTTGCTCTTTCAAACACATCTATCGCATCTATTATTGCGCCATAATGCTTGTATGTAATGATATTCTCTTTTTTGAATATCTAAATCGCTATAGCGAATTCGATACCTAATTTATTCGGATACTTTTTTGAGGGGCCGGGTGTAAATAATTTGATTATTATGCCATCCAAGGAAATGAGTTGCATATCCGGAGACTTTGAAGCCATTTGCGAGATAGAACTTTTGAGCGTAGACCATGAAATCCCCAGTATCGACCTGGACGACATTGATCTTTGGGTGTGCCTCGCCCATCTCAATGATCTTCTTGATGAGGACACTGCCGACGCCCTTACGTAGATGCTCGTGGTGCGTGATTATTGTGTTTATGATGAGGGTTCGCCATTCAAAACGCAGTGTGGCAAATCCAATGACCTCCTCGTTCTCGGAGTCAACAGCCACTATCACTCCTATGTAGTCGGGGAATTTTTCGCTGATGTCGATCATTTGCATCTCGTGGTCGAGAAACATTTCTCCAAAATTTTCGGCACTGATAATGATCTCTTCAATGAAGGGTCTATCCGCGGGTTGATATTGTCGCACTTCGATGGTCATTGAGGTCACCAAATGACAGGAATCCGGATGCAGGTCTACTTGGTTGGTACGGGGATCGTCCGATAAAGGCTATGGTCTAAGTGATTCGTTTCTTTTGAATTTCATAGGGCAATAACGAATGAGCAAGGTATGACGATAGTCTCCCGCAATAAGAGATCACAAGTTGTTGTGACTATAATGCTTCTCGTTATTTGCAACCATGGTGATTGTGATGTTCGTAAACCTTAAAGGCAAATTTTTGATAATGGTAACGGCTATAATGCCACACCTATCGAATAACGCACGACTGATCTATTCACATCGTTTCATTCTTTGGGGGAATCCAAGTCGATCAACTTAGGCAGCATAGTCGTGAAATTATTCGTTAGTATATCTGTAATAGTGTGAACGAAAAATGACCACAAGACTACGGATGCTTTTTGCAAGTATTATGGTTCTATCTGTACTATTTTTTTCTGGAGCAAGTATAGTGCTCTCTCAGGTAGAATCGTATACGCCTCATGAAACAGGAAACCAGTATACGACGAGCCAGTTAGGCCCTATTGAAGATCCTGATCCGCCACCACCGCCACCATCACCACCACCGATAAACCTTCCACCAGCACACGATCGATTAATTGAGTATCCCGGAAATCAGTTAGGAATACTAGGTGGCATATACTTTCCTAAGGCTCGTTATTCCAATATCGTATTCGAAGTGAATTATAAAGGAGCCTGTAAAATTCATTTCGACATCGAAAATGTTTATGATAATTATAGCAGGTATATTAATGTCTTATTGGATGGTGTGCGAATATTTCATGATACAATTCCGCGTCTTAAAGACTTCCACGGCAATGTATACATTAGGGATGTTTCATATAGTCGTCATACACTTACCTTCCAGATTAATTATGGTGGGTACAAACAGTTTGGGTGGCTATTATCGAATGTGAGTGTTGTCGAAGGCAAAATGGATTTCTTGTCCGTATATCTTCCACAAGCCCGAACGTCAACACTTTCCTTCGCAATTAGAGCTGGTTTATCAACAGAGTTAAATATATTTTTGGAATCGGCCTTTTCCACTAATATTGTTGATAATTTCCAGGTGCTAATTGACCTAAACCGAGTATTCGGTAGCGGTGCACAAACGTTCAACGATTTCTGGACCTCTGTAAAAACCATAGGTCTAGGAAACTACGTTTGGGGATCAGAGCATCTAATGACCATTAGAGTATACGATTACTCAACTAGTCCTCCGCTACTGAAGATTCCTTTATCCCCTTCTTCTCAGAAGGGAATGTATGTGAGATATGGTAATGGGGTAACAAAGAAATGGGCTGTTATAGTTGGTATCGAACAATACAAGTCCATCCCAATAGCACTTTACGCATCGAATGACGCCAACGAGTGGTATCACTATCTACACGATTACCTAGAATATGATGTTTTGGTATTTTGGGACAACCAACGTGGGAATAATTTTCCACAACATGATCATATCGCCACTGAACATAATGTCAAGAATGCACTTCGAGAAATCGCAAAAGCCGATAGTGATGACTACATTGCGTTAATACTAGCAGGACACGGTGCTAGTGTATCGTCATATTCGATGTATACTTGTATGTGGGATGATGAAGACGGTGAACAGCAAGAAGATGGTCGGTTGTACGATACGGAGCTAGCATCTATTGCTGTTACTTGGTCCGCGAAAAATATATTTATCTTTTCTTCTACCTGTAGCAGTGGTGGGATCATTACAAAAATCATGGATCTTTGTAATGCGGATCATTTCTTTGTGGCAACTACTTGTGGAATTAATGGTCAAGGTTTTAGTCACAAAACACATCATTATTCTGGTTGGACTTACTACTTTCTTGTTGACGGATTAGAAAATCATTTTCAAAACTCGAATCCATCGATGGAATCATGTTTTAACTATTCTAGCCAGAATTATGGCATGAGTACGTCCTATGTAAAAGATAACATCTGTAATCAACCAGAACAATTTGATGGCAATCCGGATTGTGACTTCCGATTGTGATTATGTTGAACGAGCTTTCATCGCTCGTTCATTTCTTTTTTGCTTCTTCGTCATTGTCATTGTAGTTTGTGTGTTGGTACATGGGGAAACTGTCCGTAGTGTGGATACTCTTGTACTAAACGATCATAGTGTTTCATTCATTTACAGGTGATCTATAGGGATTTCTATCATTGTGTATAGGTTACAGTATCTATAAAGAATTATTATCAAAGGGCGGTTGGCGTTATGTGCTTTTTCTATTTTGGTTTACCCTTATTGCGCGCAAATATAATTAAATTGAGGGATTAGTGATCACTCAAAACATTTCGATTTTTCGACGATTTAATCTCATTACAGTTTTACCTATCTATTATTTGATTAGACTCATATATTAAGTATTTGCCTTTTATTCTCGGACACTTAAAGGCAATTGCGGCAGTAATATAATTTAATACACAGGTGGTTTTATAATATAACTATTGGCCTTTGGATCGTTCTACTATGGATACAAAATATATTATTGGTGGGTTGTAAGCGTATTCGGTTTTTGAATACGGTCGGGTGCTGAGGCAATATGGATATGGATCTTCCATACTCAGAAGCTGTGTACCGGTACCTTTTCACGAGGATAATCCCCCTTATTTGCAGACCTTTTTTCACTGCTCACATTATAACACAGATTCT includes these proteins:
- a CDS encoding caspase family protein; the encoded protein is MTTRLRMLFASIMVLSVLFFSGASIVLSQVESYTPHETGNQYTTSQLGPIEDPDPPPPPPSPPPINLPPAHDRLIEYPGNQLGILGGIYFPKARYSNIVFEVNYKGACKIHFDIENVYDNYSRYINVLLDGVRIFHDTIPRLKDFHGNVYIRDVSYSRHTLTFQINYGGYKQFGWLLSNVSVVEGKMDFLSVYLPQARTSTLSFAIRAGLSTELNIFLESAFSTNIVDNFQVLIDLNRVFGSGAQTFNDFWTSVKTIGLGNYVWGSEHLMTIRVYDYSTSPPLLKIPLSPSSQKGMYVRYGNGVTKKWAVIVGIEQYKSIPIALYASNDANEWYHYLHDYLEYDVLVFWDNQRGNNFPQHDHIATEHNVKNALREIAKADSDDYIALILAGHGASVSSYSMYTCMWDDEDGEQQEDGRLYDTELASIAVTWSAKNIFIFSSTCSSGGIITKIMDLCNADHFFVATTCGINGQGFSHKTHHYSGWTYYFLVDGLENHFQNSNPSMESCFNYSSQNYGMSTSYVKDNICNQPEQFDGNPDCDFRL
- a CDS encoding DUF86 domain-containing protein gives rise to the protein MPNETFQSKIDIIERSLKFLEEYEHIDPKDFVSRFKDVQAVKYTLLEIMEACINIATHIISEYGLERGDSYADIFQVLAGSKIINQNLGDRLSAMARFRNLIVHGYSKIDNVRVLKLVQERLGDIVEFVKQILQL
- a CDS encoding nucleotidyltransferase domain-containing protein, whose product is MNDPINAALLQDVEEAAKEIFRDRNEVDVVYLYGSVLTSRKFNDIDIGLLVDEEFSPHSLYEAEIIMEFEKRLRGEFDVRILNGRPVRFLSQVFKKSRVIFCRDECHRIAFEKRVMIDYFDIKYHYDLYDSLRRERYAKRDIPIKD
- a CDS encoding GNAT family N-acetyltransferase, giving the protein MTIEVRQYQPADRPFIEEIIISAENFGEMFLDHEMQMIDISEKFPDYIGVIVAVDSENEEVIGFATLRFEWRTLIINTIITHHEHLRKGVGSVLIKKIIEMGEAHPKINVVQVDTGDFMVYAQKFYLANGFKVSGYATHFLGWHNNQIIYTRPLKKVSE
- the cmr4 gene encoding type III-B CRISPR module RAMP protein Cmr4; protein product: MSSEHYRVEKIYLETLDPVHIGTGGMRLGRVDNPIVREPGTMLPKIPGSTLNGVARAYAAIKHSKDGKPRCAGRYQCGKSDCPVCYTFGSLNGSNARAGVISIGDARIFLFPVHSMVGPVWVTSPETIGEGGLASNLIADNSSIVKGIFLGKLKTYDRINLNWLMVSKSDDTWNGSFDDLIPEIIRERVVIVDEGIFSKVVNSGLDVRTSVSIDPKTGAAESGALFTVEAIPRACILTFELVLDNFRHSASKNKPSDNPVDIVKSGLRLAEFMGVGGMSGRGFGRLRMLETAGSGTGGGTV